One segment of Insulibacter thermoxylanivorax DNA contains the following:
- the coxB gene encoding cytochrome c oxidase subunit II produces the protein MKRLIPLTAMMMLLLTGCSVEGALDPKGPVAEKQLDLILLSLGVMTLVLVVVFVLFFWVIIRYRRKPGDEIPEQIEGSHKLEATWTIIPIVLLFIMAVPTVALTFNLEQEAKATEGDMVIQVVAKQFWWEFTYPEEGIVTAQEVYIPVGKKVVFELSSTDVQHSFWVPELGGKKDTNVGGRNVNYLALEASYPGTYKGKCAELCGQGHALMDFKVIALEQPEYDAWVQKMLTPAEVTVETELGAELFEAKCLSCHAIDPGMPSMGPNLNGFADRMFIAGWLENDAENLVKWIETPEDVKPGVLMPGFKDVLTREEIDEIVKYLQSLH, from the coding sequence ATGAAACGTCTAATCCCGTTGACGGCCATGATGATGCTGCTGCTGACGGGATGCAGCGTAGAAGGAGCATTGGATCCTAAAGGACCTGTTGCTGAGAAGCAGCTGGATTTGATCCTGCTGTCTTTGGGTGTTATGACTTTGGTATTGGTCGTGGTCTTCGTCTTGTTCTTCTGGGTGATCATCCGTTACCGCAGGAAGCCGGGAGATGAGATCCCTGAGCAGATCGAAGGAAGCCACAAGCTTGAGGCGACATGGACGATCATCCCGATCGTGCTGCTCTTTATCATGGCGGTTCCAACCGTTGCACTGACATTCAACCTGGAGCAAGAAGCGAAAGCGACGGAAGGCGATATGGTGATCCAAGTCGTCGCTAAGCAGTTCTGGTGGGAGTTCACCTATCCGGAAGAGGGGATCGTAACCGCTCAGGAAGTCTATATCCCTGTCGGCAAGAAGGTTGTCTTCGAATTGTCCTCGACGGATGTGCAGCACTCCTTCTGGGTGCCGGAGCTTGGCGGGAAGAAAGATACCAACGTCGGCGGAAGGAACGTGAACTATCTTGCTTTAGAGGCGAGCTATCCGGGTACATATAAAGGAAAATGCGCAGAGCTTTGCGGGCAAGGTCATGCTTTGATGGACTTCAAGGTCATCGCCTTGGAGCAACCGGAATATGATGCCTGGGTGCAGAAAATGTTAACTCCGGCTGAAGTGACGGTAGAGACGGAACTTGGGGCAGAACTCTTCGAAGCCAAGTGCTTGAGCTGCCATGCAATCGATCCGGGCATGCCTTCCATGGGCCCTAACCTGAATGGTTTTGCCGATCGCATGTTCATTGCGGGCTGGTTGGAAAATGATGCGGAGAACCTGGTGAAATGGATCGAAACTCCGGAAGATGTGAAACCAGGCGTCTTGATGCCGGGATTCAAAGATGTTCTGACAAGGGAAGAGATCGATGAGATCGTCAAATACTTGCAGAGCTTGCATTAA
- a CDS encoding ECF transporter S component — MSRKLRLADILVTIVIAIVFGVVYKLWSPVYYAVKPFGLQLDQLVYGMYFIASTVAYLIVRKPGVALLAEVGAASAEFVTGSEWGLTVLMSGVLQGLFAELVFAAFRYRKFTLGVTCLAAIAASIASFIMDLYFSYIDDLALWNLTVLITARTVGSIIIAGGFAYYLVKALELTGVTNLVRPVSQSDYDALER, encoded by the coding sequence ATATCTAGAAAATTGCGTCTTGCTGACATTCTTGTGACAATTGTCATTGCAATTGTTTTTGGAGTTGTCTATAAGTTGTGGTCTCCTGTCTACTATGCCGTTAAACCGTTTGGCTTGCAATTGGATCAGCTGGTATACGGCATGTATTTCATCGCTTCCACGGTTGCCTATCTCATCGTGCGCAAACCGGGTGTTGCCTTGCTGGCAGAAGTGGGAGCGGCCTCCGCTGAGTTCGTAACAGGTTCCGAATGGGGACTCACTGTACTCATGTCCGGCGTCCTGCAAGGCCTGTTCGCTGAACTGGTATTCGCCGCCTTCCGCTACCGCAAGTTTACGCTGGGCGTGACCTGCCTTGCAGCGATCGCCGCATCGATCGCTTCCTTCATCATGGACCTCTACTTCAGCTACATCGATGATCTTGCGCTGTGGAACCTGACGGTGTTGATCACGGCTCGAACGGTCGGATCGATCATCATCGCCGGCGGATTCGCTTATTACTTGGTCAAGGCACTCGAGCTTACAGGGGTCACTAATCTCGTCCGTCCTGTGTCTCAGTCGGACTATGATGCACTGGAGCGATAA